A region from the Leptospira venezuelensis genome encodes:
- a CDS encoding acyltransferase family protein — protein MKEYFLGIFRPDEREIAPFNGARTLGFFMLIYGHMYRTVQIFIPDIDPYLRNFLNNGSVCLDLFFPLSGFLIASPLFAELESKGTINWKFFYLKRSLRIFPPFYIFLILQYFVFIPAMLKSAPPELVPQIEAAKSKIWFDFLYISDYFKGTMFHGWSLSLEEQFYIAFPIFLLGIFRYVPKRFRLGFLIFLTAIPLIYRAIFMYTVILKTSGSQSVDLYNANFYYPFHGHIDSVLYGIIFAYIFNFHKSWVEKALQLGPWANYLHAGLWIGLLAYTALANEFKMGFHQIIRYPSFALLWIGIFILSMRKGDPIGKFLSWKGFSPFAKLSYCAYIIHIVVMTPISRKLLYADKQLQQHEFLLYTIPVGLTVFFFAYFYHLLTEKPFAILKDKLIAKYKVKMTSQIFSEQLQKVSQS, from the coding sequence ATGAAAGAATATTTCCTGGGAATTTTTAGACCTGACGAAAGAGAGATCGCACCTTTTAACGGGGCAAGAACCTTAGGCTTTTTCATGCTAATCTATGGACATATGTATCGCACGGTGCAGATCTTTATTCCGGATATAGACCCTTACTTAAGAAATTTCTTAAATAACGGCTCTGTCTGTCTTGATCTATTCTTTCCATTAAGTGGATTCCTGATCGCTAGCCCTTTGTTTGCAGAATTAGAATCGAAAGGCACAATCAATTGGAAGTTCTTCTATCTAAAACGATCCTTACGAATTTTTCCTCCATTTTATATTTTCTTAATTTTGCAATACTTTGTATTTATACCCGCAATGCTTAAGAGCGCACCGCCGGAACTTGTACCACAAATTGAAGCGGCAAAAAGTAAGATCTGGTTCGACTTTTTATATATTTCCGACTACTTTAAAGGAACCATGTTCCATGGCTGGTCTCTCTCGTTAGAAGAACAGTTCTATATCGCATTTCCAATCTTCTTATTAGGAATCTTTAGATATGTTCCGAAACGTTTTAGACTAGGTTTTCTGATATTTCTTACTGCAATTCCTTTGATCTATCGCGCAATCTTTATGTATACAGTGATCTTAAAGACCAGTGGTTCTCAAAGTGTAGATCTATATAATGCAAATTTCTATTACCCATTCCACGGACATATAGATTCGGTTTTATATGGAATTATATTCGCGTATATATTCAATTTTCATAAATCATGGGTCGAAAAGGCGCTTCAGTTAGGACCTTGGGCAAATTATTTGCACGCTGGACTTTGGATTGGACTTCTGGCTTACACTGCATTAGCAAATGAATTTAAAATGGGATTTCACCAGATCATTCGTTACCCAAGTTTTGCTTTATTATGGATTGGGATTTTTATTCTCTCGATGAGAAAAGGAGACCCGATCGGCAAATTCCTTTCTTGGAAAGGTTTCTCTCCATTTGCAAAATTGTCTTATTGCGCTTACATCATTCATATAGTGGTAATGACCCCGATTTCAAGAAAACTACTTTATGCGGATAAACAATTGCAACAGCACGAATTCTTACTCTATACAATCCCTGTTGGGCTTACAGTTTTCTTCTTCGCGTATTTCTATCATTTGCTCACTGAAAAACCGTTTGCAATCCTCAAAGATAAATTGATTGCGAAGTACAAAGTCAAGATGACTTCTCAAATTTTCAGCGAGCAATTACAGAAGGTCTCCCAATCCTAA
- a CDS encoding STAS domain-containing protein yields the protein MEITVQGDIHIIKISGSILQSDSEELDRNLSDHNFEPSPKIIIDLTEVSHICSTALGILVSYKKKFNSAEGDIIIVVNDDDLLQLFEITMLDKVFKVLPTIEDAFDEFKLGN from the coding sequence ATGGAAATAACGGTTCAAGGCGACATCCACATCATCAAAATTTCCGGATCCATTCTGCAATCCGACAGCGAGGAACTGGACCGCAACCTGAGCGATCATAATTTCGAACCTTCTCCTAAGATCATAATTGATCTTACAGAGGTGAGTCATATTTGCTCAACTGCGTTGGGGATCCTAGTCTCCTACAAAAAAAAGTTCAACTCCGCAGAAGGAGACATCATAATCGTTGTAAACGACGACGATCTTCTCCAACTATTCGAGATCACAATGTTGGACAAAGTGTTCAAAGTTCTTCCTACAATTGAAGATGCTTTTGACGAGTTCAAATTGGGAAATTGA
- a CDS encoding TetR/AcrR family transcriptional regulator: protein MKKKDGSPVYPTNGVFRNSRERILEGAAIAFARKGFHGTSLREISRECGLEQPSIYHHFHSKENLFRKALVATHLMILNDIRSRLVKDKGLREEVVSVFRAICDIARQFPDRAKLPFSLVYSAPENLVQEYTNHYGAQYRKLLDAAVDRNPPPKNAELKLSLLVDLLHSLILSISSERFFEDRVRGLEDRVDHILLT from the coding sequence GTGAAAAAGAAGGACGGTAGCCCTGTCTACCCCACAAATGGAGTTTTCAGAAATTCTCGAGAGAGAATTTTGGAAGGCGCTGCGATAGCTTTCGCCCGCAAGGGTTTCCATGGAACTTCTCTGAGAGAAATCAGCAGAGAATGCGGGCTGGAGCAGCCTAGCATTTATCATCACTTCCATTCCAAAGAAAACTTGTTTAGAAAAGCGTTGGTCGCCACTCATTTGATGATATTGAACGATATCAGAAGTAGATTGGTAAAAGACAAAGGATTAAGAGAAGAAGTTGTCTCGGTGTTCCGAGCAATTTGCGATATAGCAAGGCAGTTTCCTGATAGAGCTAAACTTCCGTTCAGCTTGGTTTATTCAGCACCTGAAAATCTGGTGCAAGAATATACGAATCATTACGGAGCCCAGTATAGAAAGTTATTAGATGCGGCCGTAGATCGTAACCCCCCGCCTAAAAATGCAGAACTAAAGCTTTCTCTACTCGTGGATCTATTGCATAGTTTGATACTTTCTATCTCCTCGGAGCGATTTTTTGAAGATCGGGTTAGAGGTTTGGAAGATAGGGTGGATCATATCCTTCTTACTTAA
- the rdgB gene encoding RdgB/HAM1 family non-canonical purine NTP pyrophosphatase, giving the protein MKSLSLASNNSHKVREIRAILSPLGFNLSTPKELGIDFGPEETGTTFTENALLKARELFSLSKLPSLADDSGICVEALGGEPGVYSARFGGEGLDDEGRARLLLEKMKGEKNRNAKYVCVIALVTPEGEFTFEGECPGLISDIYDTSGNGFGYDPIFYYPPFSAHFSQVSDEKKNSVSHRKKALDELVKHLKKYS; this is encoded by the coding sequence TTGAAATCCCTTTCTTTAGCTTCTAACAATTCCCATAAAGTTCGCGAAATTCGAGCCATCCTTTCTCCTTTAGGGTTTAACTTATCCACCCCGAAGGAGTTAGGGATCGATTTTGGCCCTGAAGAAACCGGCACAACTTTTACTGAGAATGCTCTTCTCAAAGCGAGGGAATTATTCTCTCTTTCTAAACTTCCTTCCTTAGCAGACGATTCAGGAATTTGTGTAGAAGCTTTAGGCGGAGAGCCTGGAGTCTATTCTGCACGTTTTGGCGGAGAAGGTTTAGACGACGAAGGAAGAGCCAGACTTCTCCTGGAAAAAATGAAAGGAGAAAAAAATCGAAACGCAAAGTATGTATGCGTGATTGCGTTAGTCACACCGGAAGGAGAATTTACTTTCGAAGGAGAATGTCCCGGACTTATCTCTGATATTTATGATACCAGTGGAAACGGATTCGGATACGATCCTATTTTTTATTACCCGCCCTTCTCCGCTCATTTTTCCCAAGTCTCAGATGAGAAAAAAAATTCAGTTTCACATCGCAAGAAAGCATTGGATGAGCTAGTCAAACATCTGAAAAAATATTCGTAA
- the ccrA gene encoding crotonyl-CoA carboxylase/reductase, with product MSAPEIVPIGQLPPLGVVPKKMHAQVIRPERFGDPIKSIQPEEIDVPEIKPDEVLVAVMAAGINYNNVWAGLGFPVDVIGARNKKGEPEKFHIGGSDASGIVYKVGSEVKNVKVGDEVVLHCGIWDKNDPWVKAGNDPMLAPSELIWAYETNWGSFAQFCKVQDHQCLPKPKHLSWEEAAAYMLVGATAYRMLHHWKPNDVKPGDVVLIWGGAGGLGAMAIQIVKAAGGIPIAVVSSDDKIEFCKNLGAAGVINRNNFKHWGALTSDINKPEVFVEWTKQAREFGKAIWDIAGKGNNPKIVFEHPGETTIPTSVFVCETGGMVVICAGTTGYNATVDLRYLWMRQKRLQGSHFANDENAAGLNQLVIDKKVDPALSHTYKFEETAQAHQLMKENKHPSGNMSILVGADKLGLGRS from the coding sequence ATGAGCGCACCTGAAATCGTACCAATTGGCCAACTCCCTCCATTAGGAGTGGTCCCTAAGAAAATGCATGCACAGGTCATCCGACCAGAGCGTTTTGGAGACCCGATCAAGTCTATCCAACCGGAAGAGATAGACGTTCCTGAAATTAAACCTGACGAAGTGCTGGTTGCAGTTATGGCGGCCGGAATTAATTATAATAACGTATGGGCCGGCCTCGGATTTCCGGTCGATGTAATCGGCGCAAGAAACAAAAAGGGCGAACCTGAAAAGTTTCATATCGGTGGTTCAGACGCATCCGGGATCGTATATAAAGTAGGTTCCGAAGTAAAGAACGTAAAAGTAGGAGATGAAGTAGTCCTACATTGCGGTATCTGGGACAAGAACGATCCTTGGGTCAAAGCAGGGAATGATCCTATGCTTGCTCCTTCCGAATTAATCTGGGCTTATGAAACAAATTGGGGATCCTTTGCTCAATTTTGTAAGGTCCAGGACCACCAATGTCTTCCTAAACCAAAACATCTTTCCTGGGAAGAGGCAGCTGCCTACATGCTCGTTGGAGCAACAGCATATAGAATGCTTCACCACTGGAAACCAAATGATGTAAAACCAGGGGATGTAGTTCTTATCTGGGGAGGAGCAGGTGGCTTAGGAGCTATGGCGATCCAAATCGTAAAAGCAGCTGGTGGAATTCCAATCGCAGTTGTTTCTTCTGATGATAAGATCGAGTTCTGTAAGAATCTTGGCGCCGCAGGAGTTATTAATAGAAATAACTTCAAACATTGGGGAGCTCTAACTTCTGATATCAATAAGCCTGAAGTATTTGTAGAATGGACCAAACAAGCCAGAGAATTTGGAAAAGCTATCTGGGACATAGCAGGCAAAGGAAACAATCCTAAGATCGTATTCGAACATCCAGGTGAAACCACCATCCCTACTTCAGTATTCGTTTGTGAAACTGGAGGAATGGTAGTTATCTGTGCAGGAACCACTGGATATAATGCAACTGTTGACTTACGATATCTTTGGATGCGCCAAAAACGTCTCCAAGGTTCTCACTTTGCAAACGACGAAAATGCAGCTGGCCTAAACCAACTCGTGATCGACAAGAAGGTAGATCCTGCTCTTTCTCATACTTATAAGTTTGAAGAAACTGCACAAGCTCACCAATTGATGAAAGAAAACAAACACCCATCAGGAAACATGAGTATCCTTGTAGGTGCAGATAAATTAGGATTAGGTAGAAGTTAA
- a CDS encoding zinc-dependent alcohol dehydrogenase family protein, with product MKAVQLSSFGKENLSLIDLPDPGKPGPGEVLVRFKAASLNFRDYLVVQGKYNPNFPVPMVPCSDGSGEIVEVGENVTEFKAGDKINATFAPYWLSGHANKKELRTTLGGPLDGTLRQYAILPATGVVPMPSHLSFEEAATLPCAGLTAWSSFFVENQLKKGESVVVQGTGGVSLFALQFAKAIGATVYLTSSSDEKLERGKSLGADYLINYKNITAWGEKIRELTDGEGADHIVEVGGAGTLEQSIKAVKLFGTIHLIGILAGAIKDLNLLPLVMNQIKVQGIVVGHREGFLAMNKKIEEWKLNPVVDKVYELSEFKDALEYLKDGKHFGKIVVKVS from the coding sequence ATGAAAGCGGTCCAACTTTCCTCTTTCGGAAAAGAAAATCTCTCCTTAATCGATCTCCCAGACCCAGGCAAGCCAGGCCCTGGCGAAGTTTTAGTCCGTTTCAAAGCGGCTTCCTTAAATTTCAGGGACTATCTCGTTGTACAAGGAAAGTACAATCCGAATTTTCCAGTTCCAATGGTTCCATGCAGCGACGGCTCCGGAGAAATTGTAGAAGTCGGCGAGAACGTAACAGAGTTCAAAGCAGGAGACAAGATCAATGCAACCTTTGCACCTTATTGGTTGTCTGGACACGCAAACAAAAAAGAACTTAGGACTACCTTAGGCGGCCCGTTAGATGGAACACTAAGACAGTATGCAATTCTTCCAGCTACAGGTGTAGTTCCGATGCCTTCTCATCTTAGTTTTGAAGAAGCAGCCACACTTCCTTGTGCAGGACTTACCGCTTGGTCTTCATTCTTCGTAGAGAACCAGCTAAAAAAAGGAGAATCTGTAGTCGTTCAAGGCACCGGAGGAGTTTCCTTATTCGCATTACAATTTGCTAAAGCTATTGGAGCGACTGTTTATCTTACATCTTCTTCTGATGAAAAATTGGAAAGAGGAAAGTCCCTAGGCGCAGACTATCTAATCAACTATAAGAACATCACTGCTTGGGGAGAAAAGATTAGAGAGTTAACAGACGGAGAAGGCGCAGATCATATAGTAGAAGTAGGCGGAGCCGGAACCTTAGAACAATCCATTAAGGCAGTAAAACTATTTGGCACAATCCATTTGATCGGGATCCTAGCAGGTGCCATCAAGGATTTGAACCTTCTACCATTAGTTATGAACCAGATCAAAGTCCAAGGAATCGTGGTAGGCCATAGAGAAGGCTTCCTTGCTATGAACAAAAAGATCGAAGAATGGAAACTCAATCCCGTCGTCGATAAAGTCTATGAACTTTCCGAATTTAAAGATGCGTTAGAGTATCTGAAAGACGGAAAACATTTCGGAAAGATCGTAGTTAAAGTTTCTTAA
- a CDS encoding ATP-binding cassette domain-containing protein: MISVSGLSLNFGKKILFENVTVKFKESCRYGLIGANGSGKSTFMKILAGMEQAAAGSVAIDAGIKVGYLKQDHYEYENETVLNTVMMGNKELWEIAKERDEIYSKPEMSDEDGIRVSELEEAFGEMGGYEAESVAGELLEGLGIPTNIHGQTLSFLTGGFKLRVLLAQVLFQKPDVLLLDEPTNHLDIKTIHWLESFLLNYKGVVIVISHDRYFINSVASHICDLDYQTMTVYPGNYDEYMEASQAARERAQSDNKRAKEKIADLQEFVSRFSANAAKSKQATSRQKMIEKIKDNMAVIRPSSRLFPYIIFKMKRVLGKDVILADNISKAYEDRVIFKDFTINITKGEKIAIIGTNGVGKTTLLKTLMKQIEPDSGTVAFGDSVEASVFPQDHREGIGEDADSIIEWLYRFAPPGTEMEEIRAVLGRMLFSGDMAKKPTQVLSGGEKSRIILGKMIMAQDNLLALDEPTNHLDLESIESLNYALTKFEGTILFVSHDREFVSSIATRVLEVTTEGIRDFKGTYEDFLEREGQEFYKRLAGGPVLTEAD, from the coding sequence ATGATCAGCGTTTCGGGTTTGTCTCTGAATTTCGGAAAGAAAATTCTTTTTGAAAACGTTACTGTTAAGTTTAAGGAAAGCTGCAGATACGGTCTGATCGGAGCCAACGGTTCCGGTAAATCCACTTTTATGAAAATTCTTGCAGGAATGGAACAGGCCGCTGCTGGTTCCGTTGCCATCGATGCAGGAATAAAAGTCGGTTACTTAAAACAGGACCATTACGAATACGAAAACGAGACAGTATTAAATACTGTGATGATGGGGAATAAAGAACTTTGGGAAATTGCCAAAGAAAGAGACGAAATTTATTCTAAACCTGAAATGTCCGACGAGGACGGTATCCGAGTTTCCGAGTTAGAGGAAGCTTTCGGAGAGATGGGCGGTTACGAGGCGGAAAGTGTAGCCGGAGAATTATTAGAAGGTTTAGGAATTCCTACCAACATCCATGGCCAGACACTTTCTTTTTTAACCGGCGGCTTTAAACTTAGAGTACTACTTGCACAGGTACTATTCCAAAAACCAGACGTTCTTCTTTTGGACGAACCTACCAACCACTTGGATATCAAAACGATCCACTGGTTGGAATCATTCCTATTAAATTATAAGGGAGTGGTCATAGTAATTTCTCACGACCGTTACTTCATTAACTCTGTTGCTTCTCATATCTGCGACCTAGACTATCAGACTATGACCGTCTATCCTGGAAATTACGACGAGTACATGGAAGCATCTCAGGCTGCGAGAGAAAGAGCTCAATCGGATAATAAACGAGCAAAAGAAAAAATCGCGGATTTGCAGGAGTTCGTCAGCAGATTCAGTGCTAACGCGGCAAAATCCAAGCAGGCAACTTCACGCCAAAAGATGATCGAGAAGATCAAAGATAATATGGCGGTGATTAGACCATCTTCCAGGCTTTTCCCTTATATAATTTTCAAAATGAAAAGAGTTCTTGGTAAGGATGTAATTCTTGCTGATAATATCTCCAAGGCTTACGAAGACAGAGTTATCTTTAAAGATTTTACAATTAATATCACAAAAGGTGAGAAGATCGCGATCATTGGAACAAACGGTGTGGGAAAAACTACTCTCTTAAAAACTCTGATGAAGCAGATAGAACCTGATTCAGGAACGGTTGCCTTTGGAGATTCCGTAGAAGCTTCTGTCTTCCCACAAGATCATAGAGAAGGGATTGGTGAAGATGCTGATTCCATTATAGAATGGTTATATAGATTTGCTCCTCCTGGCACCGAAATGGAAGAGATCCGAGCAGTTTTGGGAAGAATGTTATTCAGCGGAGACATGGCTAAAAAACCAACTCAGGTTCTTTCCGGAGGAGAAAAATCCAGGATCATTTTAGGAAAGATGATCATGGCTCAAGACAATCTTCTGGCTTTGGATGAGCCTACGAACCACTTGGATTTGGAATCAATCGAATCCCTGAACTATGCATTAACTAAGTTTGAAGGAACTATTTTATTTGTTTCTCACGATAGGGAATTCGTAAGTTCCATTGCAACTCGAGTTCTGGAAGTTACTACAGAAGGGATCAGAGACTTTAAGGGTACCTATGAAGACTTCTTGGAAAGAGAAGGCCAAGAATTCTACAAACGCCTGGCAGGTGGACCTGTTCTTACAGAAGCAGATTGA
- a CDS encoding OmpA/MotB family protein, whose translation MKRNLGILTLVFASISILPNCVSQSKYDALQAMYDEKARDLSNLEKDKSSLQRSVEDMKRIQEETERRIADYRSLLESFKGMIDSGKLKIRIVDGRMVVILSSDILFPPGSASLSSKGTDAIKEVTGILSSLHGRRFQVEGHTDDVPTGIKGYSNWELASARALTVLHTMVKSGMPEERISAASMGSSRPSVPNTSVENRTANRRIEIVIVPDLSNLPGIEELRKLSE comes from the coding sequence ATGAAAAGGAATCTGGGTATTCTGACCTTAGTCTTTGCTTCTATTTCCATTCTACCCAACTGCGTTTCTCAATCCAAGTATGATGCCTTACAGGCGATGTACGACGAGAAGGCAAGGGATCTTTCCAATTTAGAAAAAGATAAGTCTTCTCTCCAAAGATCCGTAGAAGATATGAAAAGGATCCAAGAGGAAACGGAAAGAAGGATCGCTGATTATAGAAGTTTATTAGAAAGTTTTAAAGGAATGATCGATTCTGGAAAACTTAAGATCCGGATCGTAGATGGAAGAATGGTGGTAATACTTTCTTCTGATATATTATTCCCTCCTGGCTCCGCAAGTTTATCCTCTAAAGGAACAGATGCGATTAAAGAAGTCACAGGAATTCTGTCTTCTCTTCATGGAAGAAGATTCCAAGTAGAAGGTCACACGGACGATGTGCCAACAGGTATTAAAGGATATTCCAATTGGGAACTTGCATCAGCAAGAGCTTTGACTGTATTACATACGATGGTGAAATCAGGAATGCCTGAAGAAAGGATCAGTGCAGCTTCTATGGGATCTTCTCGTCCTTCTGTCCCGAATACAAGCGTGGAGAATAGAACCGCGAATCGAAGGATAGAAATTGTGATTGTTCCAGACTTATCTAATCTACCAGGTATTGAAGAATTACGTAAATTGAGCGAATAG
- a CDS encoding SpoIIE family protein phosphatase: MDPLFFNFYSFGSILIVLYFFYAGFFFLTIKERSMAAFHLGVCALTTVFHNIGYFWGFISFEEGTIFHRVIAVAGPLMSFTQLVGFFIYFPEPRKKGILPGLIFYWLLYLGVLVVTGYYVYVSWDAPRSFVPGSHYWDYEVHVFYSYFIYVILFYEVCYLVIGIWKAIIETGKERRSVIYILLSYAVITVVPGILNALSRNGTVARATYQQSFNLGMVTGMFLIMIVYVNATKERTTILNRIIGVSLATFFVCYQLVGYSILNGYERTYDDMKRRDSSIAVLEQKDPQGLAYIVSYDPEKNEFRSEKGNKDSRFKKEDELEVRFFREKQKISNLGSLSAKERLEKTEKILETSPNDFKAYATGIRFFLKSKGNEIVKDSDMEEYFRGIYGKLNIIRNKYSRLPDRKKQKSIEGLLVSNDIGLSETLAYVKQSAIQAINSDKSTEQISKIVLNSLAPIHFAGERIYRGTRIYSPSDPKPVMYLSYYFAPNPSGKIYEVGFEYKDYRIFHHDPSFILVASMVLTFFVIVIGFRFFFQNAIVVPVDEVVVGLTEVNSGNLEYRLTPRVEDEIGFIARSFNKMARSIQAARKRLEQYADELEEKVKDRTKELEKTLEEVNELKQQQDGDYFLTSLLIKPLGANKATSENVKVDFLIEQKKKFSFRRFNDEIGGDMNISNQITLRGQRYIVFLNADAMGKSMQGAGGALVLGAVCESIIERTRIVESMKEQSPERWLKNAFIELHKVFESFEGSMLVSSVIGLIDEDSGTLYYINAEHPWTALYRDGKADFIEQDLMFRKLGTTGMDGKISVKTFQLLPGDVIIAGSDGRDDILIGNDEEGARIINDNEKLFLKLIEEGNGELSNIYESIKKVGSLTDDLSLVRISFKEEGGIQRIQEKEKIRQLLRKAKEKSQDKNIKEALSFLEEADTLDNRLPEVKKGLLKYHIRLKNYSKAAQFAEEYLNIRPVDKEILFIASYVARRARQFQKAQDFGERLLLREPDHVRNLINLTRISIALRNYERAKHLLKEAQRLEPENSQVIKIRQALDKI, from the coding sequence ATGGATCCGTTATTTTTTAACTTTTACTCTTTCGGTTCGATCTTAATCGTCCTGTATTTCTTTTATGCTGGCTTCTTCTTTCTTACTATCAAGGAAAGAAGTATGGCTGCTTTTCATTTGGGAGTCTGTGCTTTAACCACTGTCTTCCATAATATAGGATACTTTTGGGGCTTCATTTCTTTTGAAGAAGGAACAATTTTTCATAGGGTCATTGCTGTTGCGGGACCTTTGATGAGTTTCACTCAATTAGTAGGATTCTTTATCTATTTTCCCGAACCTAGGAAGAAAGGTATCTTGCCGGGTTTAATATTTTATTGGCTTCTATATCTAGGAGTATTAGTAGTTACAGGTTATTATGTATATGTTAGTTGGGATGCTCCTAGATCCTTTGTTCCAGGAAGTCATTATTGGGATTATGAAGTCCATGTATTTTACAGTTATTTTATATATGTAATTTTATTCTACGAAGTATGTTATCTTGTGATCGGGATCTGGAAGGCGATCATAGAAACCGGAAAAGAGAGAAGGTCCGTAATTTATATTCTTCTTAGCTATGCGGTGATCACTGTGGTTCCGGGGATTTTGAACGCACTTAGTCGGAACGGAACAGTAGCCCGGGCTACATACCAACAATCCTTTAACCTAGGAATGGTTACTGGAATGTTCCTGATCATGATCGTGTATGTAAATGCTACGAAAGAAAGGACTACAATCTTAAATCGAATCATAGGAGTTTCATTAGCTACATTCTTCGTATGTTATCAATTAGTAGGTTATTCTATTCTGAATGGATATGAAAGAACTTATGATGATATGAAAAGAAGGGACAGCTCTATCGCAGTTCTAGAACAAAAAGATCCACAAGGTCTGGCTTATATAGTTTCCTATGATCCTGAGAAGAATGAGTTCCGATCGGAAAAAGGAAATAAAGACTCTAGATTCAAAAAAGAAGATGAGTTAGAGGTTCGTTTTTTTAGAGAAAAACAAAAGATTTCCAATTTAGGAAGTTTATCTGCGAAAGAACGTTTGGAAAAAACAGAGAAAATTTTAGAAACTTCTCCCAACGATTTTAAAGCATACGCTACTGGCATACGTTTCTTTCTAAAATCAAAAGGTAATGAAATAGTAAAAGATTCTGATATGGAGGAATATTTTCGAGGTATTTACGGAAAACTCAATATTATCAGAAATAAATACTCGAGGCTTCCTGATCGCAAAAAACAAAAGTCTATCGAGGGATTACTTGTTTCCAATGACATAGGATTATCTGAAACATTAGCATACGTAAAACAATCAGCGATCCAAGCAATAAACTCGGACAAATCGACCGAACAGATCTCAAAAATTGTACTAAATTCTCTCGCTCCGATACATTTTGCTGGAGAAAGGATCTATCGAGGTACAAGGATTTATTCTCCTTCTGACCCCAAGCCAGTAATGTATCTCTCCTATTATTTTGCTCCGAATCCAAGTGGGAAAATATACGAGGTAGGATTTGAATATAAAGATTATAGAATATTCCATCATGATCCAAGTTTTATTTTAGTAGCTTCCATGGTTCTCACTTTCTTCGTAATCGTGATAGGATTTAGGTTCTTCTTCCAGAATGCAATCGTTGTTCCTGTGGATGAAGTAGTTGTGGGGCTAACCGAAGTAAACTCAGGAAATTTAGAATATAGACTTACTCCTCGCGTTGAGGATGAGATTGGATTTATCGCCAGGTCTTTTAATAAAATGGCGAGAAGTATCCAAGCCGCCCGAAAGAGACTCGAGCAATATGCTGATGAATTAGAGGAAAAGGTAAAGGATAGAACCAAAGAATTAGAAAAAACTTTGGAAGAAGTGAATGAACTCAAACAACAACAGGACGGAGACTATTTCCTTACGTCACTTCTGATCAAACCATTAGGTGCAAACAAAGCAACATCTGAAAATGTAAAAGTCGATTTTTTAATAGAACAGAAGAAAAAATTCAGCTTCCGCCGATTTAACGATGAGATCGGTGGAGATATGAATATCTCTAATCAGATCACACTCAGAGGGCAGCGTTATATAGTATTCTTGAATGCGGATGCAATGGGAAAATCTATGCAAGGAGCAGGTGGGGCATTAGTTTTAGGAGCCGTTTGTGAATCTATCATAGAAAGAACTCGAATCGTGGAATCTATGAAAGAACAGTCCCCGGAAAGATGGCTGAAAAATGCATTTATAGAATTACATAAAGTATTCGAAAGTTTTGAAGGTTCAATGCTCGTTTCTTCTGTGATCGGGCTAATAGATGAAGATTCTGGAACATTATATTATATTAATGCAGAACATCCTTGGACGGCCCTCTATCGAGACGGGAAAGCAGACTTTATCGAGCAAGATCTTATGTTTAGAAAGCTGGGAACAACTGGAATGGATGGAAAAATTTCAGTAAAAACATTCCAGTTATTACCTGGAGATGTGATAATTGCAGGTTCAGACGGAAGAGATGATATTCTTATAGGAAACGATGAAGAAGGCGCAAGGATCATCAATGATAATGAAAAACTTTTCTTAAAGCTGATAGAAGAAGGAAACGGAGAACTTTCTAATATATATGAATCTATAAAGAAAGTAGGTTCATTAACTGACGACCTTTCCTTGGTCAGAATCTCTTTCAAAGAAGAAGGCGGGATCCAAAGGATACAAGAAAAGGAGAAGATCAGGCAACTTCTTCGAAAAGCCAAAGAGAAATCCCAAGATAAGAATATCAAAGAAGCATTATCTTTCCTAGAGGAAGCAGATACATTGGACAATCGTCTACCTGAGGTGAAAAAGGGGTTACTTAAGTATCATATTCGATTAAAGAATTATTCAAAGGCCGCACAATTTGCAGAGGAGTATTTGAATATTCGTCCAGTAGATAAAGAAATACTATTTATTGCTTCTTACGTAGCAAGAAGAGCTAGACAATTCCAAAAAGCTCAAGATTTCGGCGAAAGATTACTCTTAAGAGAACCTGATCATGTTAGAAACTTGATCAATTTGACTAGGATCTCAATCGCTTTAAGAAATTATGAAAGAGCAAAACATCTTTTGAAAGAAGCTCAAAGATTAGAACCTGAAAATTCTCAAGTAATAAAGATCAGGCAAGCGCTAGATAAAATATAA